The sequence TCATCAAATTCGGTACGCACGCCTTCTGGCGTGCTGCACTTTATGGTACGCACGCCTCTGACGAGCGGCGCGCCGGAAGCGCGCGTAGCTCACCGCGGGTTCGTAAGTCGCACGAATCCGAAAATCGCGCAGACGGCGCCCACCACCACAAAGATATTCAGAAAAGCGCCGGCCACCAGCACTGAATCAAAGTCATTCTGCTGCGCGCCAATAATCGCGACGAACCCCACGATGACCCAATAGATGTGATACAGCAGGAGAGAGACGGCGGCAAAGCTGAACCAACGCGTCGAAGCTCCAAAGGCACGCGCCCGCGCAAATCCGAGGACCGCGGCAATCAGCCAGCCGATGCCGCCCGCGAACAGAAGGCCAACGAACACGGGCATGAAGTATCTCGGCTGGTTCGCCGTCATGCCTTCCTGAAGTAGCAAAAACGCAAAAGGAGTCAGCATAGATATCGACCTCTCGAATTGGAGCACCGGCTGATAATGTCAGCTGCGCTCCTCACAAAACGACCGCTTGCGCCGAGCGATCGCTGCGTTCGCAAACGGTCGTCTTTCCTGGAACCGGTTCGCCGCGCGAACTCAGGGTTCGGTGAAATCCACACCCACCATTCACTGCCGAATGTTCGTGACAAATAATGCCGACCCGGCGGCACTCTCGAAGCGTCACTAATTCCGGCAAGCGATTATTGGGTGATGTGAATCTCTTCTTCCTTATTAACGTGGCGCAGGAAGAGCAAAAGGGCGCAGGCGCAGAAAACGATCGCTAACGCCAGCGATGCCCAACCCATCATCTTGCCGCCGCTGGGCGTTGTGTCGGTGACGAATTTGTAGAACGTGAAAATCGCGCCACCCAGCGAGCCCAGACCTACAACTGACAGGAGAAGATCGACCATAAGGAAACCTCCGCGTCTAAGGTCTTTCGGATTAAACCCTACCAGAAAAAGCCGCTGCCGTATTCGCCTGCCTTAGCGGGCGAGTTGCTTTTTGAACGTCTGTCGGTTCGACGGCGGGAATGTTAACGCTGGCACTGTTCTAAAGGCAAGCCCCTTGGCTGGAAAATCGCACCTTAGCCTCGCAATCAGGGGCCTTCGATGGAGATCGCCCCGGGCAAAAAAGCGAGTTCCCCGCCGCGCGATTGCAGGCGAATCGTGTAGTCGCCCGGCTGAATACGTCCATCGACAGTAACGTCAAAGGCCATCACCGGATAACTCACCTCGAAGCCGGTATCGCGCAACGATTCAGGAATAATGCGGATATAGGACGAGCTGAACGAAATTCCTTCGAGGGAAACATCGTCGATACCTTCACCCGCGACATAGATCGTGAATGTCTCACCGGGTCGCACAGGTAAAGGCGCCGTGGACAATTCGCCGTTCATCCCGATCAGTCGCGGTGTTAACTCCGGCCCGACTGAAAAAACTGCGAAGCTCAACTTCAGATTTGCACTAGAACTGACGTTCAGCGATAGCGACGGCGTTGAGTTACTCGCGACAAAACTACGAAACGCCGGCGTGGTGGCCGTCAAACCAAGCGTTCTGCCGCTCGCGCCAAGGTCTGTCGCGGTGACGGGTCCGCCGAGCGGCTGCGCGAAGACGCGGTAGACGCCGGCGCGCAAGCCTTCGATCCGATACTGACCTGAAGCCGAGCTGACGCTGCTCGCCACGACGCGGCCGCTGGCCACATCTTCCGCGAAGAAGTGCGCGCCGAAGATGGTGCGCGCGCGACCCGCTGTGTTTTTCATCACTCGTCCGGCAATCGATGCGCCCGTCGGGCCATAGAGAGCGCGTGCTTGCGCTGCGTCGTCGTCCGACAAAGTGCGCTGACTGAACGCCGGCCGATCATAGGTGCCGTTCCTGGCCTGGCGCGGCTGCATTGTCGCGCCGATGACCGCTGAGTGTTCAAGGCCAAGCAAGTGGCCAATCTCATGAGCGAACGTCGATTCCAAATCGTAAGTGCCTACTGTTCCGTCGGTCGAGAACTGCGTGGTCGGATTCAACGCGATGTCGGCTTCAACGATTGCGCCTCCTGAATCATGAAACACGCGCGTCCGTGCGGGCGCGTCTGATGATTCAAACAGCGACGCGTTCGCGCTCGAGATGGAGATCAGATTGATCCCGTCGCCTTCAGCCGGCGGGCTGATTGTTTCGGCGCTCGAGGCAGTCTCGAAGAATTGTACGTCGGCAACCGCAGCCCAGCTTTGCAACGCTTGCCGCAGCGCGCCCGCGACGTCGCTGCCCGCCTTAATGTTTGACGACGGCACACTCAACGAACTCGAAAACGAAACGATGAGGGGGTTGCGCACCCAGCGATGCGCGCCGGGCCGCGCAGCTTCCAAAGATTCGGGTGATGAGGATGCAGGCGAAGGGATCAGCGCCGCCGTGACTGCGACCAGGAGGATAACGATGCCGGGTGCTCTGCGGATCATCTGACTGTGACTGAACGAGGCAGGTTTAACGCCGGGGAGCCCCGGCATCTTATCACGTCACGACGTAGTAATTGCAGAAGTTTCTTGACTGGAGCGCAAGCGTCTCGCTTGCCCTGTAAGCCCGGGTTATTGGCGATTAGCAGCGAGACGCTTGCGCCCCAGTCGAGGTCTGCGGAATCTTGCGCCGGCAGTGGTATTGTCTCGGAGCCGGAAACTTCCTGCGCAAGTCAGCCACTTACGCTACCTGAAGCATGCGGATTGGATTGGATGGCTATCCTCTGGTTTGGCCCAAAACGGGCGTCGCACACTATACGTTTGAGCTGGCTCAGGAGCTTTCGCGGCTCGCACCGCAGCATTCGTTTGACCTGATTGCACCGGCGGCCTACCCGCCCGAAGTCTCAGAGCAGGTCAACCAGATTCCGAATCTTGCGGCCGTTACTCTCCAGACGAATCTCATCACTCGCCGTTGGTGGGCGATCGGTTTGCCGGCTTACGTGCGGCGCGTCAAACTCGACCTCTTCCACGGAACGAATTATGAAGTTCCGCTTCGCAATCGCGAACGCAACGTTCTGACGGTGCACGACCTTTCGATCTTCAGCCACTCCGAGACGCACGACAAACGAATGGCGACCCGCGGGCGCCGGCGACTGCGAATCATGATCCGCTCTGCGGCGCGCATCATCACGCCGACCGAAGCCGTAAAGCACGAACTGATCGAGCGATTCCAAATGAACCCGGACATCATTGCCGTCACCCCGGAAGCTCCACGTATAGCCTTTCGGCCTATGCCCGCAGGTCAAACCGCCGAGGTAAAACAACGGCTAGGCATCGCGGATGATTTCATCCTGTGCGTGGGAACGATTGAGCCGCGCAAAAATCTTCTCACCCTCGTGAGCGCCTTCGCAGAGTTGCTGCGAAACACTGCGCACCAGCCGCAACTGGTTATTGCCGGACCAAAAGGATGGCTGACTGCTGAATTCGATCGCGTTGTCGCGGAAACAAATTTCGGCGAACGGCTGCGCTTGATCGGCTACGTCGGCGACGAAGATTTGCGCGCGCTTTATTCATCGTGCAAAGCGTTTGTCGCTCCTTCGTTGTACGAAGGGTTTGGCCTGCCGCCGCTTGAAGCCATGGCCTGCGGCGCGCCGGTAATCGCCAGTCGCATCGCGGCGCACGTTGAAACTCTCGGCGCCCACGCCCATCTGGTTGAGCCGACGGACGCACGCGCTCTGGCGAAGGTCATAGCCACGCTGCTTGAGAACCAAAACGAGCGCAACCGGCTGTCCCGATCCGGCATCGAACATGCCGCGCGGTTCACCTGGGAAGAGACGGCGAAATTAACGTTAAAGGTTTACGAGGGGCTGCTCGGAAAAACATTACGCGCGTGAGTCACCAGGTTGCGAATCCGAAGGGTTACCAGAGAGTAGCGGGGGGTCGCAGCGCAGCGTAGCCCCCGGGAAAGTCGGCGCAGAATTCGGCGTCCACATCGCTAAAACAGAGCTGTTAATTAGACTAAATCATGGAATTGAGCGGTTGACTTGTCCGCGACCGACCGCTAAAGTTTCTTTCGCAAATGCTCTCCGGGTCAGCGTCGCATCAGCGGTCGTCTGATTGCTCGAACTGGCCTTTGCTTTCCTGTTTTGACCCGGCTTTATTTGTTGTGAAATTATCGTTCCCTCGTAGTGTTAAAACGTGGCTGGTCGCAACCGTGTCGCTCACCGCGGTGGCCATGGTCTCCATCGCGCCCATGACGCGATCGCGCGCTCAAAGTCCACCAACGACTTACACGATCACGGACCTCGGCACCTTTGGCGGCACGGAATCTAAAGCTTTTGCGATTAACTCCTGTGGCCAAGTGGCCGGCTATGCAACAGATGCGGGTGGTTCGAAGAGACCGTTCTTTCGCCCGGCGAACACCCTCATTGACCTGGGTGTGCTGTCCGGCGACGGCACCGCGACCAGCTTGAACAACTCCGGCTACGTCGTCGGCAGTTCACCGACTCTCACTCCCACGGATCGTGCCTTTATTTGGCACGACGATAACGGTAATAACGCGAACGATCCCGGTGAAATGAAACAGCTGCTCCCAGTCGGTGCAGCCGGTTCAGCGGATGATATCAACGATAACGGCAAAGTAGTCGGATGGGTCATGACCGCAGGCTCCAGCGGCGGCACCGGTGGTTTTAACGCATTTGCCTGGGAAAATAATACGTTTCAATTTATCTCAGGCACACCCGCGCCCAGTTCTCCGTTGGCACACGGCATTAACAATGCGGGAACCATCGTGGGTGAGAATAGTGACGCGATTCGCGGTTGGGTCCTGCGCAATGGCGTTTTCACCACCATCGGCCTATTTCCTACCGCCAACGACCAGGGGAGAAGCGTGGCGTACGAGGTCTCGGAAGGGGAGCATGTGGTTGGCACCGCTGCGTTTAACTTTAGCAGCACGCATGCGTTTGTGTGGACCGACGCCAACGGCTTGAAAGATTTAGGCACGTTGATCGGAATGACGAACAGCATCGCCTACAACGTCGCGATCGTTAACTCGTTGGTGCAGGTGGTCGGAGCTTCGTACATCGGAGTAGATGAAGCCGGGCCAACCGCTCGGGCATTCGTTTGGCAGGACTTGAACAACGACGGCGATGGCAACGGAGTCGAAGATGTTGGCGAAATGAAGTATCTGTGGGATCTGATTCCCGCAGCGGACCAAGCAAACTGGGCGGGGCTGCAACAGGCTCGTTCCATCAACAGCAGCGGTCAAATCGTAGGTTTCGGCCTGAAGACTAACGGCGAGACGCATGCGTTTCTGTTGACGCCGCCCAGTGGTCCGCCGTCAGCATGCTTGCCGAACGTGAGCGTTTCCGTGTCGCCATCGGCGATCAACGAAGATGCGGCCGGCACGCTGACTTACACATTCACGCGCTCGATCACGACCGGCAGTCCGCTAACGGTGAACTTCTCGACGACCGGTACAGCCAACGGCAGCGATTACGGTATCTCGCACAGTGGAACTGTAACGATTCCGGCTAACCAGCAGAGTGCAACCGTAGTTGTCGATCCGACGACAGATTCGACATTCGAAGCGAACGAGACGGTGATACTGACAACCACCGCGGGGCCCGGCTACAACGTCGGTACGCCCAGTTCGGCAACCGGCACAATCAATAACGATGACACGACCAATGTCAGTGTCGCAGTTTCACCCGCAAACACTCCTGAAGATGGTGCGACGAATTTGGTTTACACCTTTACGCGCAACTCCACCTTCGGCAGCCTGACGGTAAACTTCTCCGTAGCCGGAACCGCCGCCCTAAACACTGACTACGGTCAAACGGGCGCGGCAAGTTTTACATCGTCCACTGGCACAGTCACCTTCGCGGACGGCAGCTCTACCGCAGCGGTTACGATCAACCCGAACACCGACGCAGCCGTCGAACCCGACGAAACTGTCAGCCTTACGGTTACCACCGGCTCTGGTTACAACGTCGGTAGTCCAAGTGCCGCCGAGGGCACGATCTCTAATGACGACACGAACGTGAGCGTAGCGGTGTCGCCGACACCTGTGACTGAGAACGGCGCGCCAAATCTGGTTTACACATTTACGCGCACGGGCGTCACGACAGGGGCGCTGACGGTAAACTTCTCCGTAAGCGGAACAGCCGACGCTGCTGACTATGGTCAGACGGGTGCGACTACTTTCGCCCCGCCTACCGGTACAGTAATCTTCGCCGCCGGCAGCCCGACAGCGACAGTAACTGTCGATCCAACCGCAGACTCAACAGTGGAACCCGATGAAACATTAACTCTGACACTGGCCGCCGGCGCTAACTACAACGTCGGTAGTCCAAATTCCGCCACGGGCACCATCACTAACGACGACGCGGACGTCAGCGTAACGGTGTCGCCATCGTCCGTCGCTGAGAGCGGCTCCGATAGTCTGTTTTACACGTTCACCCGTGCAGGTGTGATGACGGACGCTTTGACCGTGAACTTCTCAGTCGCGGGTACCGCTATCTTTAATACCGACTACACTCAATCAGGAGCCGCGACTTTCAGCTCATCAGCTGGAACTGTGACGTTGCCGGCCGGCAGCGGCTCTGCCACCGTAACTCTCGTTCCGACTCCTGATTTCATCGACGAAGGCGACGAGACAGTGATCCTGACTGTTACGACCGGAACCGGCTATAACGTTGGCAGTCCCGGCTCACAACAGGGCACCATTACCGATGACGATCCGACGCCGACGATTCAGATCACAGATGTGACCGCGCCTGAGCCGAGCTCGCCGACGTCATTCGTTTTCACAGTTAGCCTTACTAATCCGAGTGCGAGTCAAATCGACCTTAACTACACCACCGCTACGACCGGGGCAACTACTCCGGCCACCGGCGGCGCTGGTTGCACTCCAGGAATTGATTACGGGGACGCGGCCGCCACACTGTCGTTCGCACCCGGTGAAACGTCCAAACAGATTAACGTGACCGTCTGCAGCGACAGCACGCTTGAACCGGACGAAACCTTCTTTGTGAACCTGAGCGGCAACACGAATTCCACCTTGCCGCCCGGCACGAGAGGCATCGGGACGATAACTCCGCAGGTGCCGGTCCTTTGGACCGAAGTTGCCGGCCCCAGTTGTCCGAGCGGCACGTGTCTCGCTGCCATCGATTCCGTAACGTTTGTACGCGGACCTTTCAGACTTACGAACGAATGGAACCTGACGCCCAGCGACCGCGCGACCCGAATCATTCTGTTCACTTCGAATCTGGGAATGACTAACGCGAACCTGGCGAGCGGCATCCTCTCGGTTCACATCAACGGTTCGGCAATACCGCTGGCGAACATCGAGAATGTGGGAACGGTTACCGGAGTCTCAGGAATGGATGCGTCGTATGTCATCGTGAAGCTCCCGGCCAGCTTGCCGCCGGGGTCGAACACCATAACGGTGAATATGGGCAGCGTCGCAAGCAACGTAGCGGTTCTAAGTATCATCCCCTAACCCGCGCACGCTGACCTCGCCCGGTTCGGTGCGCACAACCTGTTTATCTTATAATGCTGCAACTTTAGTAAGCGGCATCCACACTTAAATGATCCCTGTAAATTCATTTCGTCATCAACATGCACGTATGCGAGTGGCGCTGGTCGCGCTCGTACTCATGGGAATCGTCGCGGCTTTAGCGTTCAGCTCACGCGATGTCTTGAGCCAGGGCGAATCGCAGCGACGCGACCTGGATCGGGTCTTCCGGCAACACGACCGGCTGAGTCTCGACCCAGGCCAGGTCGCGAGACAGGTAAAGCAGACAAGGTCGCTGACCCTCACCACCTCGCGCGGCACATTTGAAATGACGTTGGAGCCGTACGACATACGCACGCCGGGCTACGTGGCTGAGGCGTGGGGCGACAATGGCAGTGTGCGCGTTTTAGAACGCGCGCCGGTGCGGACGTACAAAGGCACAGTGCAGGGATTGCCGGGGGCGCAGGCACGCATGACGATCGACGAAGGAACCGTCGAAGGACTGATCGTCACGCCGCGCGAACTGTTCTTCCTCGAACCCAGCAAACGTTTTTCGGGAAGTGCCGCTAAAACAGATTTCGTTTTCTATGCGGCATCAGACGTGAAGCAATCCGCGGGCGAGTGCGGCATGACGATGAAAGAGCAGGTTGAGCAACATTCAGCGAATGTCAGCAGCCAATCAAAGGCGACCGGCCCAAAGCCGGAAGCTGTCTTCGGCCCGGCTTTGCAAATCGACATCGCGACGGAAGCAGACTTTGAATACTTCTCCAAGAATGAATTTCAGGTAGCACCCAATCCTCAAACGGCGGTGATAGACAAAATCGTCTCCATCATGAATCAGGTGGACGGTATTTATAACGTGCAGATGGGCTTGAAGTTCCTGGTGATGCATACGCGCGTGTGGACCACCGTGAACGACCCATATCAGTCGCCCGTCCCACCCGCGACCACGATTGATGCGTCAGCCGCGCTCAATGATTTTCGCCTTCAATATGCTGCGAACGCGCCGCCGCAAGCGGCGGGGCGCGACGCCGCGCACCTTTTCATGGGCCGCGATTTCATTGGTTCTACGATCGGCATCGCCTATTTAGGGAGCTTGGACTGCAGTTCGTCCGCTTTCGCTTACGGCATTTCGCAGCATCTGGAAGGCGTCAACGCGAATCTGGCAGGG is a genomic window of Pyrinomonadaceae bacterium containing:
- a CDS encoding glycosyltransferase family 1 protein — its product is MRIGLDGYPLVWPKTGVAHYTFELAQELSRLAPQHSFDLIAPAAYPPEVSEQVNQIPNLAAVTLQTNLITRRWWAIGLPAYVRRVKLDLFHGTNYEVPLRNRERNVLTVHDLSIFSHSETHDKRMATRGRRRLRIMIRSAARIITPTEAVKHELIERFQMNPDIIAVTPEAPRIAFRPMPAGQTAEVKQRLGIADDFILCVGTIEPRKNLLTLVSAFAELLRNTAHQPQLVIAGPKGWLTAEFDRVVAETNFGERLRLIGYVGDEDLRALYSSCKAFVAPSLYEGFGLPPLEAMACGAPVIASRIAAHVETLGAHAHLVEPTDARALAKVIATLLENQNERNRLSRSGIEHAARFTWEETAKLTLKVYEGLLGKTLRA
- a CDS encoding matrixin family metalloprotease; this translates as MIRRAPGIVILLVAVTAALIPSPASSSPESLEAARPGAHRWVRNPLIVSFSSSLSVPSSNIKAGSDVAGALRQALQSWAAVADVQFFETASSAETISPPAEGDGINLISISSANASLFESSDAPARTRVFHDSGGAIVEADIALNPTTQFSTDGTVGTYDLESTFAHEIGHLLGLEHSAVIGATMQPRQARNGTYDRPAFSQRTLSDDDAAQARALYGPTGASIAGRVMKNTAGRARTIFGAHFFAEDVASGRVVASSVSSASGQYRIEGLRAGVYRVFAQPLGGPVTATDLGASGRTLGLTATTPAFRSFVASNSTPSLSLNVSSSANLKLSFAVFSVGPELTPRLIGMNGELSTAPLPVRPGETFTIYVAGEGIDDVSLEGISFSSSYIRIIPESLRDTGFEVSYPVMAFDVTVDGRIQPGDYTIRLQSRGGELAFLPGAISIEGP
- a CDS encoding Calx-beta domain-containing protein gives rise to the protein MTRSRAQSPPTTYTITDLGTFGGTESKAFAINSCGQVAGYATDAGGSKRPFFRPANTLIDLGVLSGDGTATSLNNSGYVVGSSPTLTPTDRAFIWHDDNGNNANDPGEMKQLLPVGAAGSADDINDNGKVVGWVMTAGSSGGTGGFNAFAWENNTFQFISGTPAPSSPLAHGINNAGTIVGENSDAIRGWVLRNGVFTTIGLFPTANDQGRSVAYEVSEGEHVVGTAAFNFSSTHAFVWTDANGLKDLGTLIGMTNSIAYNVAIVNSLVQVVGASYIGVDEAGPTARAFVWQDLNNDGDGNGVEDVGEMKYLWDLIPAADQANWAGLQQARSINSSGQIVGFGLKTNGETHAFLLTPPSGPPSACLPNVSVSVSPSAINEDAAGTLTYTFTRSITTGSPLTVNFSTTGTANGSDYGISHSGTVTIPANQQSATVVVDPTTDSTFEANETVILTTTAGPGYNVGTPSSATGTINNDDTTNVSVAVSPANTPEDGATNLVYTFTRNSTFGSLTVNFSVAGTAALNTDYGQTGAASFTSSTGTVTFADGSSTAAVTINPNTDAAVEPDETVSLTVTTGSGYNVGSPSAAEGTISNDDTNVSVAVSPTPVTENGAPNLVYTFTRTGVTTGALTVNFSVSGTADAADYGQTGATTFAPPTGTVIFAAGSPTATVTVDPTADSTVEPDETLTLTLAAGANYNVGSPNSATGTITNDDADVSVTVSPSSVAESGSDSLFYTFTRAGVMTDALTVNFSVAGTAIFNTDYTQSGAATFSSSAGTVTLPAGSGSATVTLVPTPDFIDEGDETVILTVTTGTGYNVGSPGSQQGTITDDDPTPTIQITDVTAPEPSSPTSFVFTVSLTNPSASQIDLNYTTATTGATTPATGGAGCTPGIDYGDAAATLSFAPGETSKQINVTVCSDSTLEPDETFFVNLSGNTNSTLPPGTRGIGTITPQVPVLWTEVAGPSCPSGTCLAAIDSVTFVRGPFRLTNEWNLTPSDRATRIILFTSNLGMTNANLASGILSVHINGSAIPLANIENVGTVTGVSGMDASYVIVKLPASLPPGSNTITVNMGSVASNVAVLSIIP